GGGGGGGGCGCCGTTCCCGATCCATTCCCGCGGTGCCGGGATCCAGGCCGGGCTTTGCCGTCAGCCGGGGCCGTTCGGCACTCGGCGCTCCGCAAAACCCGGCGCGGATCCGCGGTGGCGGGCGGGCCGGAGCGCAACCCACGCGTGTCACAGCGACGTGGCCTTGTGGCGCTCCTGCTCGTCGTCGCTGTCCCTGTCGGCGGCCGCGTTGCTGTAGGCGGCCTTCTCCAGcctgcggggacggggggggggggcgtcagcaggcagctgccccCTTCCGCCACCCCCCGCTCCCACGCGTGGGACCCCCcagaggggaaactgaggcagggctggggcgggggctgggctgggctggtaCCTGCCGATCGCCTGCGGCTCCTCGGGGGCTCCGCGCTTCCTGCGAGGGGACACGAAGGGGACGCGGCGTCAGCACGGGGCCCTCCCCGCCCCCGGCACCCTGCCCCCGAAGGGcgctgtgcccccccccgggcccaCCTGCGCATCCTGAGCTGCCAGAAGCGGTTGGCGAGCAGCATCACGAAGACGATGAAGAGGAAGACGACGACGGCCGTGAGGCCAATGAGCCAGGGCTGCCACTGCTTGGAGCCGGTGGCTGCAAGGCACCGGGACGGGGACAgccgtggggacggggacggagCAGGAGGAACGGGGACGGGGCAGcgggggcatggggacagcgatggggatggggacggggacagggacaaggagagggatgggatggggacagggacagggatggggacagagcaATAGGAAtagggacagggacagcagcGAGgttggggatggggacagggatggggacagagcaATTGGGGCAAGGAtagggatggggacggggacagcaacggggacagggacagcaacaggggcagggatggggatgggaacaGCAGTGAGGGcagggacaaggacagggacagggatggggacaggaacAGCAATAGGGACAGGGGTGGGAATGggaatggggacagggacaggttCAGGGGAGCCCCGTGCCGCAGAGGACAGCACCCTCCAGCTCAGGACACGGGGTCCTGAGCCTGGCACTGGGGGACACTGGGGTGCTGAGGCCCGGTGACAAAGCCACCCCCGCCACAGCCAACCTGTCCCCGTGTGAGCACGGGGCGCCTGGCACGGGGTGGAGCAGTGGCCCCCAAATTTTCTTGCTCTGCCCCCAGAACGGCTGCTGCCGCAGTGCCAGTGCTCAAGGCACTGGGCAGACTGGTCATActggggagggcagcggggTGCCGGTGGCACTTACCCTCCTGTCCCCGGGCGGTGGCAGCGAGGgcgagcaggagcagcagccccaggggctgcggggaccTCGGCATCGCGGGGTGGCGGAGGGGCCCGATCCTGCACCCCGAGGCGGGCGCTCGTCTCCCAGCGCGCGCGGCACCGCTCCCTGCACCCGGGGCCAAGGGGCGGCTTTTATTGGGCTCAGGAGGACAAGTGCCACCAAGTGCCATGGCAACGCGGTGCCCTTAACCCCCGGGTGGTGGCACCTCCGCCCCACTCCGCCACCAGCACCCTcgggcccccagcacccaccggGACCCCCAGTCACAGCACCACGGGAACAGCACCGCAGGCACTGGGGAGACTGGGCGgactgggagcagctggggggggtGCCCCCCGGGCAGCATGGGAGCAGCGCAGTTTTGGGTGGAGAAGAGGCAGATTTGGGGCTTGTCGGTGTCGTTTTGGAAGAGCGGCTTCACGCAGCAGGGGCAGGATCTGCCCGGTGGGTGCAGACGGACAGAGGgacgggggggtggggggctggacGGACGGACAGAGGGGGCTCATCTCTCCCCACTGCCCCCCACGTGCCCGGGGAGTGCCAGGTGCCATAACCGGGTAAAGATTAATGCCCTTATCACCGAGACCTTGGCAGCGGCCGCGGGTGGCTCCGCTCTGCCTCGCTCCATCCTCGGGAGAAAACAGAGGGGgggcagcacccatgggtgggcGCCGTCGGGACCCCCTCCCACTGCAACCCCCGAGGGGGCGAAGAATccctggggacgtggggacagggTCCCCAGCgaagggctggggggggtccAGGCCCCGCCTTGCTTTAAGGGTTGGGGTCTGCACGGAGCAGCCCCCGCTCACGCTGCCCCCTCCCAGAGGCTCGTGGGTGCTTCGGTCCCGCTCAGATCGTCTTTGGGGGCACCACGGGTGCTGCCGAGCCCTGCCCCATCCTGCAGGGCCTGGCTCTGGCAGGGGCCAAACCCACCCTCAGCACGCTGCCCGTCCATCTGTCTGTGTCTGTCCGGGCATCTCCGTGTGTCTGCGCACACCCGCGCTCCCGTGCAGCGGCGTGCGCCCGGGTTTCCGCGTGTGCGTGCCTGCGCCCCGAGGGTCTGCGCCCATGCCCGGGGGCGCATCTGTGTCTGCACCCCCCCAGCGTGGCCGTGTGGCCGTGCCCGTCCCACACCCGCGTGCACCCCTGCCGATGGGCCAAGGTCGGGGCGCCCCAGCGGGACGGGGAGCGGGGGGGTTGTTGGGGTGCAGCGCGATGGCAGCCCCGAGCTGCGCGCGTTGGCACCACGGCGGtgcggggggacggggacggagCCGCGGtgaggggacacggggggctTCGCAGCGGGGTCCCCCCCTAGAAAAACCTCTTCTGGGGGTCGGCGAAGGAGATGGAGCTGCGCGGGGCggtggagagcagccccagcgGGATGTCCATGCCGGGCAGTGCGCCGGCACCTTCTCCCTGCGGCCTCTCCTCCGGCAGCGCCCCGTCCTCCTCCGGCCACTCCACCTCCAGCACGCCGCCCTCGCCCATCACCGACTTCTCCTCCTCCGGCTTGGGCCCGAACGCCCAATCTGCGGGGACAAAGACGGGGCCGTGGGCAGCGCGCCCCCACTGCGGTGTCCCCCGGGGGGTCCCGAGCCCCAGAGCAATGCAGCCAAAACCCGACCTGTGCACACCAGGCCTCATCCTGCATTTATCTGGGGAGAAAAATTCGCCCCTTTGGCCGGCGGGgtcctgccccgtgccccagcGTCCCCAGCGCCCCGTTTCCCCTCTGGGCCGGTTAGGGACCCCCTCgccccccagccagccccatgAGGACCTCAGCGCCGTGCCCCCCCTCCCAAGGACTCACCGGCGAAGTCGTGCACCAGGTCCTTGATGAGGTGGCCCACGATGGCGTAcgccaccaccagcaccaggctggcCGCCATCACCAGGTAGACGACGTAGCGGGGCAGGCGGATGCTGTCCAGGGCGGGGGGCTTGTACTCCACGTAGAGCACCCCGTCCTCCTCGGGGGGGGACTGCAGCAGGTGCCGCGGCACGGCGCCCCCCGGCAGGGCCATCGCCAGGCTCCCCCCGTGCCCCGGCCCAGAGCCCCCTGAACCTCTGCCACGCGGGGGGACGCAGGGGACAAGCGGCATCAGGGTCCCCAAGGCTCCCCCACGGCCCCCATGCCCCCTGTGCTCAGGGAGCCGCTCGCCCGCCGGCACGGAGGACAGAGCAGCCGCGGGAAGGAGCTTAGCGCCGGTAATCCGGGCACAGCCGGGGCGAGCTCAGCATGGGGGGGGGCAAGAAGTGTCCAAGGTGGCtcggggggggggtccccaaaaTCCCCCCCTCACGTGGCGCTGCGTGCAC
This window of the Oxyura jamaicensis isolate SHBP4307 breed ruddy duck chromosome 28 unlocalized genomic scaffold, BPBGC_Ojam_1.0 oxy28_random_OJ72993, whole genome shotgun sequence genome carries:
- the LOC118158506 gene encoding small integral membrane protein 24-like, with product MALGGTCPPEPNKSRPLAPGAGSGAARAGRRAPASGCRIGPLRHPAMPRSPQPLGLLLLLALAATARGQEATGSKQWQPWLIGLTAVVVFLFIVFVMLLANRFWQLRMRRKRGAPEEPQAIGRLEKAAYSNAAADRDSDDEQERHKATSL